The DNA sequence TCTGGCAGTCGCGACAGGCACCGCCCATCTCGAGTCGAACGACTTCCGGGCGGAAGCCGGTTTCTTTCTGCACGCGGCTCTTTATTTCGTCCCAGATGCCACCGGACGGCTCCGAGACATCGCCGCATTTCATGCAGACGAGATGGATGTGGAAGACCGACGGTCGAATCTCATAGAAATGTCGCTCCCCGGCGACATGCATCAAGTCCAGTTCATCCACCAGGCCCATCTTCTTGAGCGTGTTCAGCGTCCGATAGACGGTGGCTCGATGGATCTGCGAGTCGCGGGAGTGGGCGCGTTCGTAGACGGCCTCCGCATCCAGATGCTCGTCGGCCTCTTCGAGGAGTTCGGCGAGGATCTGTCTCTGGTGGGTGATGCGTAACCCCTTGGCCCGCATTCGATCCAGAAGTGTTTCCTGCTCGGTTCTCATATCCGCTCCGAAATCGACCGCCTAGCGGGTGTGGATCGGTGACCCGTCGGGGTCGTTGGTTCCATTGGCCAGGAACCAGTTGAGCCGCTCGATCACCTCTTCGGTACTTCCCAGGTCCCGTGG is a window from the Acidobacteriota bacterium genome containing:
- a CDS encoding transcriptional repressor, with translation MRTEQETLLDRMRAKGLRITHQRQILAELLEEADEHLDAEAVYERAHSRDSQIHRATVYRTLNTLKKMGLVDELDLMHVAGERHFYEIRPSVFHIHLVCMKCGDVSEPSGGIWDEIKSRVQKETGFRPEVVRLEMGGACRDCQTRENPRPS